A genomic window from Synechococcus sp. WH 8016 includes:
- the ruvX gene encoding Holliday junction resolvase RuvX, producing MLSLDVGRKRIGLAGCDALGITVRPLPALFRRTFKHDLEHLGQVCLTRRVQGLVVGLPLDAEGQFTEQAGHCQRYGQRLAMALKLPLALVNEHSSSWAAADRHGLQGDRSGRLDSAAAALLLEQWLSDGPEPEPVDMATPSASKTDGNEGS from the coding sequence ATGTTGAGCCTGGATGTGGGCCGCAAGCGCATTGGCTTGGCAGGGTGTGATGCCCTTGGCATCACGGTGCGTCCCCTCCCTGCGTTGTTCCGCAGGACGTTTAAGCATGACCTGGAGCATTTGGGACAGGTCTGTCTGACCCGTCGAGTGCAGGGCTTGGTTGTCGGTCTACCCCTAGATGCAGAGGGCCAATTCACAGAGCAAGCAGGCCATTGCCAGCGCTACGGACAGCGCTTGGCCATGGCTTTAAAGCTGCCCCTGGCGCTCGTGAATGAACACAGCAGTAGTTGGGCCGCGGCCGACCGACATGGCTTGCAAGGCGATCGCAGCGGCCGACTCGACAGTGCAGCCGCTGCACTGCTTCTTGAACAATGGCTCTCTGATGGGCCAGAGCCCGAACCGGTCGACATGGCGACCCCGTCTGCTAGCAAGACGGACGGCAATGAAGGATCCTGA
- the lpxD gene encoding UDP-3-O-(3-hydroxymyristoyl)glucosamine N-acyltransferase: MRFSQLIAVLQDGEAGLLEHQLGSDPELRGAASLERAEADQLSFLEKGNALIQSLETSHVGAVLIPNQDDLKAMAEQRGLAWAVMADPRLAFAEALERLHPRPRPDATIHPSAVIGDRVQIDAGVSIGPHVCIGDDTRISANSTLHAGVVIYGDVRVGQFCELHANAVLHPGVRLANHCVVHSNAVVGSEGFGFVPTAKGWRKMPQTGLVVLEEGVEVGCGSTIDRPSVGETRIGAGTKIDNLVQIGHGVVTGRGCALASQVGIAGGARLGHGVILAGQVGVANRAIIGDRAIASSKSGIHGEVEPGEVVSGYPAIPSRLWLRCSAAFSKLPEMAKQIRELKKAAR, from the coding sequence ATGCGTTTCAGCCAGTTAATCGCCGTCCTTCAGGACGGAGAGGCAGGTCTGCTGGAGCATCAGCTCGGCAGCGATCCTGAGCTCCGAGGAGCGGCCTCTTTGGAGAGAGCCGAAGCCGATCAACTCAGCTTTCTTGAAAAGGGCAACGCTCTGATTCAGAGCCTGGAAACCAGCCATGTTGGTGCCGTTTTGATTCCCAATCAGGACGACCTCAAGGCGATGGCTGAGCAGCGCGGGCTGGCTTGGGCTGTGATGGCTGATCCCCGTTTGGCCTTTGCTGAAGCCCTCGAGCGCTTGCATCCTCGCCCCAGACCAGACGCCACCATCCATCCTTCGGCGGTGATCGGTGACAGGGTTCAGATCGATGCTGGGGTCTCGATTGGCCCTCACGTTTGCATTGGTGACGACACACGCATCAGTGCCAACAGCACCCTTCATGCCGGTGTGGTGATTTACGGGGATGTGAGGGTCGGTCAATTCTGCGAACTGCATGCCAATGCGGTGCTGCACCCAGGCGTGCGATTAGCCAACCATTGTGTGGTCCACTCCAACGCGGTGGTGGGCTCCGAGGGGTTTGGTTTTGTTCCGACCGCCAAGGGGTGGCGAAAAATGCCTCAAACGGGTCTCGTTGTCCTGGAGGAGGGTGTTGAGGTGGGGTGCGGCAGCACGATTGATCGTCCCTCCGTGGGTGAAACCCGGATTGGGGCGGGAACCAAGATCGATAATCTCGTGCAAATCGGCCATGGCGTTGTCACCGGACGGGGCTGTGCTCTGGCCTCGCAGGTGGGCATTGCGGGCGGCGCTCGCCTTGGCCATGGGGTGATTTTGGCTGGACAGGTTGGTGTGGCCAACCGAGCGATCATTGGCGATCGTGCGATCGCCAGTTCCAAGAGCGGGATCCATGGAGAGGTGGAGCCCGGCGAGGTGGTGAGTGGCTATCCGGCGATTCCCAGCAGGCTCTGGCTGCGTTGTTCGGCTGCGTTTAGCAAATTGCCTGAGATGGCGAAGCAGATCCGGGAACTCAAGAAAGCCGCTCGGTAA
- a CDS encoding DUF3727 domain-containing protein, translated as MSSSGPNNSGDVPTLLVKDSEGRDLLCFLEQLIPLDGQDYALLTPVDTPVCLFRLKDGDEPELIDSITSNEPILSVADVVLQEHDLTLVRSAVTLTVNGELDEPDPEDLDEDEAGDDESETYELLVSFLADDLEYGLYIPLDPFFVVARMDDGAAVLVEGDEFDQIQPRIEAELDERELSE; from the coding sequence ATGAGTTCTAGCGGCCCGAACAACAGCGGAGACGTACCAACTCTGCTGGTAAAAGACAGTGAAGGGCGTGATCTTCTTTGTTTTCTTGAGCAGCTCATTCCCCTCGATGGTCAGGACTACGCGTTACTCACCCCTGTCGACACTCCGGTCTGCTTGTTCCGGTTGAAGGACGGTGATGAGCCGGAGCTGATCGACAGCATCACCAGCAATGAACCGATTCTTTCGGTGGCTGATGTGGTGCTTCAAGAGCATGACCTCACCCTTGTGCGCTCCGCGGTCACCCTCACGGTGAATGGTGAGCTGGATGAGCCCGATCCTGAAGATCTCGATGAGGATGAGGCGGGTGACGATGAATCGGAGACCTATGAATTGCTGGTGAGCTTTTTGGCCGATGACTTGGAATACGGCCTTTACATCCCCTTAGATCCATTCTTTGTTGTCGCCCGCATGGATGATGGCGCTGCGGTGTTGGTGGAAGGGGATGAGTTCGACCAAATTCAACCTCGCATCGAGGCTGAGCTTGATGAGCGTGAGCTATCCGAGTGA
- the proB gene encoding glutamate 5-kinase encodes MSLRVVKVGTSLLRSTDHRSTADAISALCLNLAQCLQRGDRVVLVTSGAVGLGCQRLGLKARPSTLSGLQAAAAIGQGHLMALYEEAMAVHGIPVAQVLLTRSDLADSRSYQNASATLHQLLEWRVLPVINENDTVSSAELRFGDNDTLSALVAAAIDADDLILLTDIDRLYSADPRSDASARPISDVHHPADLQALEQGAGDGGRWGTGGMTTKLAAARIATASGITVHLADGRDQQMLETMLAGGRGGTVFHPHPQPLGHRKSWLAHALQPQGSLQIDHGACQALCDRGASLLLVGITDLTGDFTANQPVRIVDQEGLEVARGLSSLSSESLRRLVKEPARPDRQGSSPVVVHRDVLVLSTPTIRPSDP; translated from the coding sequence ATGAGCCTGCGGGTGGTGAAAGTTGGAACGAGTTTGCTGCGCAGCACGGACCATCGCAGCACGGCTGATGCCATCTCAGCCTTGTGTCTGAATCTCGCCCAATGTCTCCAGCGCGGTGACCGTGTCGTCTTGGTCACAAGTGGTGCTGTTGGACTCGGATGTCAGCGCCTGGGCCTGAAGGCCAGGCCTTCAACGTTGAGCGGTCTTCAAGCGGCTGCGGCGATCGGTCAAGGCCATCTGATGGCTCTGTACGAAGAAGCGATGGCCGTTCATGGCATTCCCGTCGCGCAGGTTTTGCTCACCCGATCTGACTTGGCGGACAGTCGGAGTTATCAAAACGCTTCCGCAACCCTGCATCAGTTGCTCGAATGGAGGGTTTTGCCGGTCATTAACGAAAACGACACGGTGTCCTCGGCAGAGCTGCGTTTTGGCGATAACGACACGCTCTCAGCCCTCGTTGCAGCAGCGATTGATGCGGATGATCTGATTCTGTTGACCGATATCGATCGCTTGTACTCCGCTGATCCGCGCAGTGACGCCTCGGCTCGTCCGATTTCGGACGTTCATCACCCAGCAGACCTGCAGGCCCTTGAACAAGGTGCGGGAGACGGAGGTCGTTGGGGAACGGGGGGGATGACCACCAAACTCGCGGCCGCTCGGATTGCCACCGCGAGCGGAATCACCGTGCATTTGGCGGATGGTCGCGATCAGCAAATGCTGGAAACCATGTTGGCTGGCGGGCGCGGAGGAACGGTGTTTCATCCCCACCCCCAGCCCCTTGGTCATCGAAAAAGCTGGCTGGCCCATGCGTTGCAACCCCAAGGAAGCCTGCAAATCGATCACGGTGCCTGCCAAGCGTTGTGCGACAGAGGTGCCTCCTTGCTGTTGGTGGGAATTACGGACCTAACCGGAGACTTCACGGCCAACCAACCCGTGAGGATCGTCGATCAGGAGGGCCTTGAAGTAGCCCGTGGCTTGAGCTCCCTCAGCAGTGAGTCCCTTCGACGTCTTGTCAAAGAGCCAGCGCGACCCGATCGGCAAGGCAGCTCGCCTGTTGTGGTTCATCGAGACGTGCTTGTCCTCAGCACGCCTACGATCCGCCCATCAGACCCCTGA
- a CDS encoding YqeG family HAD IIIA-type phosphatase produces the protein MRREWLRPDWDPGLTLAHLPLEPLLGRGIKALLLDVDRTLLPGRDVALPPSVLHWAQSAQRHTHLHLISNNPSRQRIGAVAEQLGIEFTSSAAKPRRGAIRRVIQTLDLKPEQIAMVGDRVFTDVLAGNRLGLYTVLVRPLREDGTPCRHDRVQVLERQLARWLGAGHA, from the coding sequence ATGCGTCGTGAATGGCTGCGACCTGACTGGGATCCAGGCTTAACCCTGGCCCATCTTCCTTTGGAACCCTTGCTTGGCAGAGGCATCAAGGCTTTGTTGCTTGATGTTGATCGCACGCTTCTTCCAGGGCGCGATGTGGCCTTGCCTCCCTCCGTTCTTCACTGGGCTCAATCTGCTCAACGCCATACGCACCTTCATTTGATCAGCAACAATCCCTCCCGTCAGAGAATCGGGGCTGTGGCTGAGCAGCTTGGGATTGAATTCACCAGCTCTGCCGCCAAACCGCGTCGAGGAGCGATCCGACGCGTCATCCAAACCTTGGATCTCAAGCCGGAGCAGATCGCCATGGTTGGAGATCGTGTGTTCACCGATGTCCTGGCTGGAAACCGGCTTGGTTTGTATACGGTTTTGGTCAGACCTCTGCGTGAAGACGGAACCCCTTGTCGTCACGATCGCGTTCAAGTGTTGGAGAGGCAACTCGCCCGATGGCTTGGAGCAGGCCACGCATGA
- the leuB gene encoding 3-isopropylmalate dehydrogenase yields MPLHRVVLLPGDGIGPEITAVARQLLEAVSRKHGFTIEFSEAPIGGSAIDATGEPLPASTLEACKAADAVLLAAIGSPRFDALPRAQRPESGLLALRSGMELFANLRPVKIVPALIGASSLRPEVVEGVDLMVVRELTGGIYFGQPKGRVQADGEERAFNTMTYSDSEIDRISRVAFKLACERRGQLCSVDKANVLDVSQLWRDRVEGMKGDYPAVDVSHLYVDNAAMQLVRDPRQFDVVLTGNLFGDILSDISAMLTGSIGMLPSASLGSEGPGLYEPVHGSAPDLAGQDKANPMAMVLSAAMMLRTGLKQNAAADDLEQAVDRVLAAGFRTGDLMSEGCTALGCQAMGEELLKTL; encoded by the coding sequence ATGCCACTGCATCGCGTTGTTTTGCTTCCGGGTGACGGCATTGGACCAGAGATCACGGCGGTGGCGAGGCAGCTCCTGGAAGCCGTGTCGCGCAAGCATGGTTTCACTATCGAATTCAGTGAAGCGCCGATCGGTGGCTCTGCCATCGATGCCACCGGTGAACCCCTACCAGCGAGCACCCTTGAAGCGTGTAAGGCTGCCGATGCCGTTTTGCTGGCAGCGATCGGGAGCCCTCGATTTGATGCCTTGCCTCGGGCACAACGGCCCGAGAGTGGATTGCTGGCCCTGCGCTCTGGCATGGAGCTGTTTGCGAATCTCCGTCCAGTCAAAATTGTCCCTGCCCTGATTGGTGCCAGCAGCCTGCGACCCGAAGTTGTGGAAGGGGTGGATCTGATGGTGGTGAGGGAACTCACCGGAGGCATTTATTTCGGTCAACCGAAAGGTCGTGTGCAGGCCGACGGTGAAGAGCGTGCGTTTAACACCATGACCTACTCGGATTCTGAGATCGACAGAATCTCCAGGGTGGCGTTCAAGCTGGCCTGTGAGCGACGTGGGCAGCTCTGCTCGGTGGACAAGGCCAATGTGCTCGATGTCAGCCAACTGTGGCGTGATCGCGTGGAGGGCATGAAAGGCGATTACCCCGCAGTGGATGTCAGTCACTTGTACGTGGACAATGCGGCAATGCAACTGGTGAGAGACCCTCGCCAGTTCGACGTGGTGCTCACTGGCAATCTTTTTGGAGACATTCTTAGCGATATTTCTGCCATGCTCACCGGCTCGATCGGCATGCTCCCTTCCGCCTCTCTGGGAAGTGAAGGTCCTGGTTTGTATGAACCCGTTCATGGTTCAGCCCCTGATCTCGCCGGTCAAGACAAGGCCAACCCGATGGCCATGGTGCTCTCCGCAGCCATGATGTTGCGGACCGGTCTCAAACAAAACGCAGCAGCGGACGATCTCGAACAAGCTGTTGATCGCGTTTTGGCAGCCGGATTCCGCACTGGAGATTTGATGTCTGAAGGCTGTACTGCCCTGGGCTGTCAGGCGATGGGGGAGGAACTTCTCAAGACACTCTGA